In the Ptychodera flava strain L36383 chromosome 1, AS_Pfla_20210202, whole genome shotgun sequence genome, TCAAACACGGAAGTATCAGTTCAACTCCACAGGAAGAAGCATCTTTCTTTTCTTGTTCAGTTGCCTTCATAACAACGCAGCATGTTCTATTTCGCCCATTTTCGGCTGCAAGACTTGCTAGTTGACAGTTGAGAGCTGATACGCTGTCTCTAATACGACACCACCTTTCAGCCAAGAATAAGTTCGTCATCTTTATGTCCCTTCTGGTTACAGAATAAAAACACAATTATCATGATTACATTAACCTATGTAATTTTAATTCATCACAGAGAAATCGGGAGTATtttaataataaatgtgaaagaCAAAACTCAACCTTGATACTTAACGAGAATTAAGATTGAAGATAGATTAAAATACACACATTCAGCTCACGTTGCGTTCGAACTGCGACTTCATATACAACATGCCCTGCCCCGTTCTCTGCCATGGATAGTACACAGTGATTTAGGCTACTGGAATTGTATCAGCTGTAGTTAACGATATTCATGGAGTTTTAGCGGAACGTACAGTTTCGACCACTTTCAACCCGCtccattttaaaataaataataaatgtgcaGAAAAGGTCGCATCAACTGACAAGAAAAGCTCGATTCTCATCGTTGAAATTTTTCTGAATCGTTAGCTTTATGGTTACCTATTGGAGTATTCATATTCTTATATTTTGtatattgttattatttatatcattatttaaattatttaccACCTATATTCTTATATTCCTTTATTCTTATATTTCTCATATTCTTATATTGGAGTATTCTTAGATTTTGACATTGCCAATACTAACTGTTAGTCTTAATAAACTCATCGGAACGGAGTCTAAAATATCATTGCAATACGTACTTTTAGATAACAGTCGTGGATATAGCTACTGTCTTTTGATAGTTTTTTATGGACTTTACGCTACAGAAAGTATGTCACATTTTGACGACGTGGTTTTATGGTGGGTGCATTGGGGTGGGAGGTTAAGCACACCGATTTGAAGTAGATTACAATCAGGTTAAAACGAACGGAGTAACTAAAAAGCTAGATAattaaagtaatttggtgaCAAATTTAATTCCTAGCAGCAGCAATCTCGCTCAAAATCATAGAGAGGAGGACACGTGAAGATCAATAGAGATCTAGAACATTACGGTCACAACAATGAATTATCAGGTGACGCCATTACACGCACTCGCCAGACTTCAAAACGCAGACAGCCGTCATTAcaatacaaagtgaaaatagaTCAACTACGAGGTCAATTAGAAATGTTGGTAACTATACCAATTTTCTGTAGGAACCTATCGTGCTGTAAATTGCAAATATATAACCTAAGACGTCAGTACACTCGCTAATTAATTACAAATACACAAGGAAACAACATACACTAAAATGACCCCGCATGACCTCTGTAGCTATGGTGGTTTGCCTGTGAAAAGATTGAGGCTAGGCTGTAGTACATGGTACTTTCGTCCAAGACGAAGCCTAAAGCACATTGAAGAGAGCATCGGGTGTGTCAAGTAGATAATTACCGAAGTGCAGAAGTGAAGATATTTACCGACTTTCCTGCGCAGGGGcgaattttgtttcatttgcaGGTCCTCTGCCGATACACTGTGCCTGTCTTTGTGAACGAGCTTTCAAGCTGCTTACCCACAATGCCCCTCAAGGGGTCAGCCGTCTGTACCGGAAGTTCGATCAATACAAGTCTTAGTCACAGACACTTTAATTGTTTAGAAAACAGCGTTCAATTTCTCAGTTGGAAAGTGCATCGCGGTCAgcgatttttttacttttgcacTACAAAGTATGATTGTTTTGCTAAGGAGCAGTGTATACATTATTGAACCACAGGCGCACGGCgacttttaaaatcacttgtctttAATTTTAATGTTCAAAACATACGTTTTATTAATATAACTGTGCGAATGGAAATCGTGCGGGCAACTATTGAGATgatacagtgagcagcgcccagaacacggctgtgACCGCTCGGCTGTCACGTACACCTTACAGCCAAGGTAAGAAATTATTGGGAAAATGGTTTTTAAAGTAGACAAAATAAACGGTTATTGGCCATCCTCGAGATTCAAACTTCAACGTAATCAAGGGAATACTTACAAAATCGATCGATCGGCTTCCTAACTTGTAAAGTCAACATCGGCCCTATCTACGGCTGATAATTCGCGAAAGGTTTTATTTTACGGACAAGTCCCGTTCCAGCGCAattttcaaagtgtgcagcttAAAATTTGACGCATCCGGAGGTAAGATTTAGCGACTAAACAATAAAAAGTGGCCCGTTGCAGTTTTGTGGTTCAAGAACCCAGTAATTGATCGATTTAGTACCACACATGCGACAACACAGGGAATTGGAATCTCCAGGGTTGCcaacaacgttttattttacggattttatttaaatcatttTCCGAATACTTTCGTACCTTGGTTGTGGTGTGCAAGACTGcggagcggccacagccgtgctcCGGGCGCggctcactgtatgtctcaaaagctgcccgcatgatttctgtttgcacagttattaataaaattcATGTTTACCCACTGAATTACATAAAgtggttttaaaattcgccgaGTGTTTAAGtaacagtagagctgagcgGCACTGCACTGATTGGCGCTGTTCACTGGATGTCTCAAAAGCTCAGTGTCCGCACGATTTCCTTTTGCgcagttattaataaaatcatgtttcaaaatacagacaagtgattttaaaattagccGTGCGCCTATGAATTGAACACTTTATCTCAAAGCATTCTGATTTTAGCCCTCTGTGAACACCCGAGACCGACCATCGTGATAGACGGCTATCCTACAATCTTCTCACCCTAAAGGCTTTTTGCCCAACTTTCCGCTTagaaaagaaatacatttttatgtatttcCATAAGaaccattttcttttttttaggACCTGCTCTGTCAAATACCTCTCAGTACAGAATACGAACGCAAAAGCTATTTCCATAATGATCTGTTCCAGTTCCCTGTGCATCAAATGAAAACACCAAGCCATGGATACCACACAACATATTGGCTTTCATTTATACAGTATAAAATTTGTACTGAAAATTAAACATCTCGCTGCTTAGCCTGCTTTGTGTGTACAGGAAGCTAGAACTAAGGTGTTGACGGTGTCAACAATTCTAGTTATCCAAATGCCATGGTATAGCTATTATATATGTTTCAATACCGAATAAAGGggattttgaattgtaaaaaaacTTCTCCATAGACTGACAATGtgattaaaatatgtaataacaaTATAGTAGATTGTCAAATAAACTAGAACAAGTAGTGAGTGATGAATACAGCAGCTGAAGTAACAGGTATATACCGGTAGGGTAAGTACGGCGTTTCAGGTAAAACTATCACAATGGCTGAATTGTCCTGCATGAAAGTTCTACGTCCGCAGCATGAGATTGACTATAGCATCAAATCTTACAAGTTCAAGTAGCCAACCGAGCGATAAAATCCCAAACACTGACTTGGAGTGATATCAGAAACCGCTCTAAGAATAGCATACTCAAGATTATCGTTGGCAAGCTGCTTGTAAAATGGCCTAGTAAATACTGTTTTGAGATGCCGAAATGCATATTCAGCCGCATTAAGGTCGGGGGAGTAAGTAGGAGTGAATACATATTCTACTCCAAGATTGTCTAAAAATTCCGATAATATTTCTCCCCCTCTATTGTGATGTATTGGGCAGTTGTCGACAACAACCACGTCCCCCGGTAGAATTGCTGATACACCATTTTCCATGACAGTCTGTGAGgtttcatgaaagaaattgaGGTACGTGTCTGTATTAGATGCACCACGTAAAACATTGGCGTGACTGACACCAAATGGGCTGATCATCAAGTTCAGAGTGTAATTTGCTCCTGGGTTGTACCGTTGAATTTCAACAGCTCGCAATCCCATGGGCGAATGCCCATACCTGCTGTTCATATTCGACAAATTAAAACCGCTTTCATCCATGAACCGTATTCTCATTGGATCGATCATATTTAATGCATCTAAGTAATCTTGTGtgtacagcaaatttctttcagtAAATCTTTCTGATGCCGGTCTAATCATCCTTTTTCTCGTCCATTTGCCATGAGCTAAACCATGTCTAACAGTTCTCCCAATCGTAGTTTTAGAAACTGTGACATTAGCATTTTCTTCCAGTTTACGTTGAATTTCCTCAGCTGTTATGGACGGTCTTTCAGTTTTAAGGAGCTCGATATATCTGCGGTCGTCATCGGTCAATTTCTTTTCAGGTCCTGTAATTTGCTTTTTTGGGCTTACTGAGCCAGTGTCACAATGGCGATTCCATACCCTAATCACAGTAGCTCGGGAAACCCTGAATTTCTGGGCACATTTTGATACAACACCGAGTGGTATTGTCCGACTTACTTCGTCACTGCCGTTTTCCTTCAACTCGACGACCAAAACCCGTCTAAGATCATTTCCCAGTGGTTTTCCTTTGATCCACTCTCTCCCGCGACTACTGATTCGGGTATTTACCGAAGTGATAGTAGTCATCATCAATTCATTACAGGTATACCGTGTTCCGAGGGAGGATGCTCGATGAAACAAGCACGGGTGACGAAGTTGTTACAGTAAACGGGGGAGAATTATTTTGCAAGACCGTGGATCTGCGACTCAGCGTCTGACATCCGTAGTCAATTGCACTTGGTGTCTAAAAATACCGTGTTTATTTACTAATTACTGTAATCTTGGCGGCAATAGCTATCATTGGCTGTCTCAGTTCACATCACCACTTGTATCAAGTGTATTCAGTTCCCCGTTTTTACGCacggccaaataaaaaaaatatatgtgtTTCCCGTATCAAGCCTTCGAAAATTAGGACAGGTAGGTTTTGGgagtgataataataattattattgttattattgctgttgttcttgttgtttttgttgttgttgttgttgatatgcGGCAAAGAATATGATTTCTGGATAATTTTGAGAAGTAACTTGAATTGTTCTGAGAATGCGGTCGGATCACCacaaacacatttattttttgatttggCTTAATTAGCCGATCATCAAGAGTTCGCATTCTAGATCCAGTATTCGTTCTGGTTACTGCTTCTCATCCTGATCTCTCCAAACGAATTTTACTGTGAATAATGGCATTATCCCACAGGGAAttcagtaatcttgttgttgttgttgttgttgttgttgttgtttgtttttgttgttgttgttgatggtgatgatgatgacgataataaaaaatattaaaaaacaatgtgtcattccttgctgttgtttgtcgatgttgtagataattgtaaagaaaactgtaatcgtgaccaaaaaacgacgtaggtcgcccaacgtcaatCCCGTCCTATAGCCGAAAagtgacacattgttttttaatatttttattatcgtcatcatcatcaccaccatcaacaacaacaacaataacaacaacaacaacaacaacaaaacaacaacaacaacaacaacaacaacaacaagattactcaattCCCTGTGAATAATGGCATTATCCAAGTCAAGTGAAGCTGAGCTCATCGAGATTAAGGTTCACTACAACTATCATGGCCAACAACGCTGTTCCGTTGTAGAAACTTCGTACCGTGACATGTGTTTAATGGATTTTGGAGAATTTTGTAGCGTACTAAAGAGCGAAGTTGCCTATCTTTCACGACTGACCTTACTGCGGATCAGCTATAGAGATGTAGAGGATACATATGTAGATATGTTTAACGATCGAAGTTTTGGTCGTTTTCAACGTTACTGTGGAAGGGCAGCAGCTATCAACGTAAAAGTTGAAGAGGGAGCATCACCGGCAGCAACATGTTCCAATGTACGCGGTACTCATTCGCACGAGGCGAACTACACCTCCCGCCCTTTGTTATACAATTCAAGACGCAGCCTAGACTACAAGCTTACTGATTGCCATGATATTGAAAGCCAAGGATCGAGACCGAAGTATATATGAGTCCGATTGAACTTGACATTAAACACAAAGAGCAAGAGCTTGACGTAAAGCGCCTTGAATGTGAAAGGTTAACCGAAAAATATCTTGAAATGGAGTCGCTGTACAATCCTAGAGTATTTCGGGACACATCTCGGAAGTTATGTAGGAAGTGTCATCAACGCCTCGGCCACACTAAAGCCAAGTGCCCCTCCGAAGAATGTGACGACGTTCGCAGTTGCGGTGAAATTGACTTGCATTCGGAGGCCAAAAGGAACTCGCATCCCTTGCTCAGATGAAAGTAAAAGCCGAAAACGAAATGAAAGTTTTGAAGACAGATCTTGAAGTTAAACGAAGTGTAGCGGAATCTGTTAGTTCAAGTTTCGAGGCAAAAATACAACCGTATCTGATAAACAGCAACCCGCAGAAATATCTCATCAACGGACGCGTTCGACAAGTTATTGTCAATGCAGACACTGCTATACTTCGAAGTCACTACAACGGAAAGATACCTGAGAACATGGAAACTGTCAGTGAATTGTGGTCGGATATCATCGATTTCTTCACTACCAGCCGAGAGTCGAAACCGCGAAAGAAACCCGAAAATCCACTTCAGAATATTTTAGGAGCACGCAGGGTTGGTTTTCCGGTACGCACCGCTGTAGATTCAGATCTTCCCGCCAAGAGGGCAAAGCCTGAAAACTCTGGTTACAATGATTTCGGAAAGGAGTGTGAGAGTTCTAATAGTGCAGTCGATGGGTCACGTATGCAAGTTCAGCGTGTTGAGCATGATGGCCAACTGCAACAAAACTGGAACACAGTGCAGTCTTATTATGCACACCCTTCATCGGAAATCATTTATCACAACACTACATGTATCAACCGTCTTTACTTCATCATATCGGACCCTTCCATTCACCATACACATATCCAATTACCTGTTGCCTTGACTATGTTTCTGAATTCGCAACAGAGACTTGTCTATTTTTTCTAGTTTATTCAACATTTGAACAAATGCGAGTACACATTTTCAATGACGTTTTCATCGTTATCATCATATTTTCAGTTAGTTCATTGAGTgatttaatatatatttgtagTTTCACTTTTGCATTTCTTAATTTCTCCACTTCGATTTCAAGGTTTATGTTGTTTAAAAGTTGAAGGGCATGCATTTTCTAAGAAGTAAAACTTTACCAGACGTCAAGTGacactccactccactgtttattCTTGTGTGTGCATCAGTACGTCTTATGAttagccagagtgctgtcctaattaacGCCAGTCTCTACTATCAACACGACAAGTAATTTAGCAGTCCCTTGTGTGGTCTATCCAGACACttaaatgagtcggttcttcttatctacaatgttatctacaaaaactTGTGTGTTACGTACAataaagtaaacgtaatgtatatgagacttcATCCATCTCGTTTTCTGTAATAGCGTCCCAACTAACGGTTAGTATTTCATGTTAAGATACACCAACGGTAACCGCAGTCTCCCTCCCACAACGAATAGAACATATGACTACACGAAGACGAACAGTAAAAGACCTGCACTGGAGATGGAAGACGTCCTGAACATAGGTGAGTGCACGGTCACCGGTGGTCT is a window encoding:
- the LOC139144685 gene encoding uncharacterized protein yields the protein MTTITSVNTRISSRGREWIKGKPLGNDLRRVLVVELKENGSDEVSRTIPLGVVSKCAQKFRVSRATVIRVWNRHCDTGSVSPKKQITGPEKKLTDDDRRYIELLKTERPSITAEEIQRKLEENANVTVSKTTIGRTVRHGLAHGKWTRKRMIRPASERFTERNLLYTQDYLDALNMIDPMRIRFMDESGFNLSNMNSRYGHSPMGLRAVEIQRYNPGANYTLNLMISPFGVSHANVLRGASNTDTYLNFFHETSQTVMENGVSAILPGDVVVVDNCPIHHNRGGEILSEFLDNLGVEYVFTPTYSPDLNAAEYAFRHLKTVFTRPFYKQLANDNLEYAILRAVSDITPSQCLGFYRSVGYLNL